The Pontibacter deserti region GAGAGAGAAAGTCTCATGGCCTACTTTTAAAGAATTGCAAAACAGTTCTGTACTTGTATTGATAGGTTCTTTAGTGTTTGCCCTGGTAGTAGGTGCAATGGACTTTGTTTTTGATTCATCATTAACTTGGTTCTACAACCAGTTTTAATAATAAGCAATGGCTGATTTAAAATGGTATGTAGTACGCGCAGTTAGCGGGCAAGAGAAAAAAGCAAAAGCATATCTTGAGAATGAGATCATGCGCCATAACTTAGGAGAGTATGTGCCACAAGTGCTTATACCTGCAGAAAAGGTATATGAGATGCGTGGAGGTAAAAAAAGAATCAGAGAGCGTAACTTCTTTCCAGGTTATGTACTTGTAAATGCTGATCTAAGCCATGGTGAGGCAGAACACCTTATCATTAGCACTCCAGGTGTTATTGGGTTCCTAGGCTCAGGTACAGGAGAAGCAAGTAAAAAACCAGTTCCTTTGCGCCCGGCAGAAGTGAATAGAATACTAGGTACGGTAGACGAGGCAGAAGAGCAAGCTGAAGTACTGGATACTCCATTTATAGTTGGTGAAACTGTAAAAGTAATGGATGGTCCATTCAGTGGATTCTCCGGAACAGTGGAAGAAGTGTTTGAAGAGCGTAAGAAGCTTAATGTAATGGTGAAGATCTTCGGAAGAAATACACCAGTTGAGCTGAATTACATGCAAGTAGAAAAAGAATCGTAGTAAATAAATAATGGCAAAGGAAATAAAAGGTTATCTGAAACTTCAGATAAAGGGAGGTGCCGCGAATCCATCGCCACCGGTTGGACCTGCACTTGGTTCTAAAGGTCTTAACATCATGGAGTTCTGTAAGCAGTTCAATGCTAGAACTCAGGATAAGCCTGGCCAGGTGTTACCAGTATTGATTACAATCTACGCAGATAAGTCCTTCGACTTCGTTGTTAAGACGCCACCTGCTCCAGTATTGTTAATGGATGCTGCTAAAATTAAGGGAGGTTCAAAAGAACCAAACCGTAATAAAGTGGGTTCAGTTACTTGGGATCAGGTAAGAGAGATCG contains the following coding sequences:
- the rplK gene encoding 50S ribosomal protein L11; translation: MAKEIKGYLKLQIKGGAANPSPPVGPALGSKGLNIMEFCKQFNARTQDKPGQVLPVLITIYADKSFDFVVKTPPAPVLLMDAAKIKGGSKEPNRNKVGSVTWDQVREIAELKMPDLNAFKLESAMRMVAGTARSMGITVSGTAPWNE
- the nusG gene encoding transcription termination/antitermination protein NusG, which produces MADLKWYVVRAVSGQEKKAKAYLENEIMRHNLGEYVPQVLIPAEKVYEMRGGKKRIRERNFFPGYVLVNADLSHGEAEHLIISTPGVIGFLGSGTGEASKKPVPLRPAEVNRILGTVDEAEEQAEVLDTPFIVGETVKVMDGPFSGFSGTVEEVFEERKKLNVMVKIFGRNTPVELNYMQVEKES
- the secE gene encoding preprotein translocase subunit SecE, with product MSNIKNYFNGTVEEMREKVSWPTFKELQNSSVLVLIGSLVFALVVGAMDFVFDSSLTWFYNQF